TGGTGGGAAAAACTCATCACTGGGCGAGATGATCAGCCACTTATCCAATGCAGGTGTATCTGTTCCGGGCGGTTTTGCAACTACTGCTGATGCATATCGTGAATTTCTCGAGCAAAGCGGTCTTAATGCAAAAATTCAGGCTGAACTTGCTCAACTGAATGTCGATGATGTCAACGCCCTCGCTGCGACTGGTGCTAAAATCCGTCAATGGATTGTTGAGACTCCGCTTACAGCTGAGCTAGAAAAAGAAGTTCGTGCAGCCTTTGCTGAACTCTCTAACGGCAACCCAGACATTGCGGTTGCCGTTCGCTCATCTGCGACTGCTGAAGACTTGCCAGATGCATCTTTTGCGGGTCAGCAAGAAACCTTCCTGAACATTCGCGGTATCGACAACGTGCTGATCGCGATCAAAGAAGTTTTTGCTTCCCTATTTAACGACCGTGCCATTGCTTACCGTGTACACCAAGGTTTTGAACACAGCTTAGTCGCGCTTTCAGCTGGTGTTCAACGTATGGTTCGCTCTGAAACGGGTGCTTCAGGTGTCATGTTTACCCTGGATACCGAATCTGGTTTCCGTGACGTTGTATTCATCACTGCTTCTTATGGTTTGGGTGAAATGGTGGTACAAGGTGCCGTTAACCCGGACGAGTTCTATCTTTCCAAGCCATTATTGAACAACGGCAAACATGCTGTACTTCGCCGTAATCTCGGTTCTAAACACCAGAAAATGATTTACGGTGATGAAGGTACTGCAGGTAAATCAGTTGTTGTTGTTGATGTTGACAAACAAGAGCGTCAACAGTTTGCGTTGAATGATCATGAATTGCATGAGCTTGCGAAACAAGCCTTGATCATTGAACAACACTACGGTGCACCGATGGACATCGAGTGGGCAAAAGATGGCGATGATGGCCAGATCTATATCGTTCAGGCGCGTCCTGAAACCGTAAAAAGCCGACAAAATGTCGGTACCATGGAACGCTACCTGCTCAAACAAAAAGGTACGGTATTGTGCGAAGGCCGTTCAATTGGTCAACGTATCGGTTCGGGTAGAGTCCGCATCGTCACTTCAATTAAAGAAATGGACAAAGTCCAGGATGGTGACGTGCTTGTTTCTGACATGACCGATCCAGACTGGGAACCAGTCATGAAACGTGCGGCGGCAATTGTCACCAACCGTGGTGGCCGTACTTGCCATGCAGCGATTATCGCGCGTGAGCTTGGTGTTCCTGCAATTGTTGGTTGTGGTAACGCCACAGAAGTGTTAGTGGATGGTCAAGAGGTCACTGTTTCTTGTGCCGAAGGTGATACTGGCTTTATTTACGAAGGTGCGCTTGATTTTGAAGTTCAACGTAACTCGATTGAATCTATGCCACAACTTCCGTTCAAAATCATGATGAACGTCGGTAACCCGGATCGTGCATTTGACTTCGCGCAAATTCCAAACGAAGGTATTGGCTTGGCGCGTCTTGAATTCATCATCAACCGTATGATTGGCGTACACCCTAAAGCCCTGTTAAACATTGATAGTCTGCCACGCGAAACTCGTGCTGCAGTGATGGCACGTACTGCGGGCTATTCTTCACCAATCGAGTTCTACGTTGAAAAATTGGTTGAAGGCATTTCTACGCTGGCTGCTGCTTTCGCAGACAAACCGGTGATCGTACGTATGTCTGACTTCAAGTCAAACGAATACGCTAACTTGATCGGTGGTAAGTTATACGAGCCAGAAGAAGAAAACCCAATGTTGGGCTTCCGTGGTGCGAGCCGCTACGTTTCTGAAAACTTCCGCGACTGTTTCGAACTTGAATGCCGTGCGTTGAAGAAAGTACGTGACGAAATGGGTCTGACAAACATTCAAATCATGATTCCATTTGTACGTACCGTCAATGAAGCAAAACGTGTCATTGAACTTTTGGCGCAAAACGGTTTGAAACGTGGTGAGAACGGCCTGAAAGTCATCATGATGTGCGAATTGCCAACCAACGCCCTGTTGGCTGAACAGTTCCTTGAAAACTTCGATGGTTTCTCAATCGGTTCAAACGACTTGACTCAGCTAACACTTGGTCTGGATCGCGACTCAGGCATCGTTTCACAATTGTTTGATGAACGCGATCCTGCAGTAAAAGCCCTGCTTTCTATGGCTATTCATGCATGTCGCAAAGCAGGTAAATATGTCGGTATCTGTGGTCAAGGTCCATCAGATCACCCTGATTTGGCAAAATGGTTGATGGAACAAGGCATTGAGTCTGTTTCACTTAACCCAGACTCAGTATTGGATACGTGGTTCTTCCTTGCTGAAGAAAAAATCAAGCAAGCATAATGCTTGACTTACAAAAAGGCCCCTCGTGGGTCTTTTTGTCCTTTAATCTTCATTATTTTGGGATTTGGTATTTATGCAAATTTACTTGGCCAGAAATAACCAGCAAGCGGGCCCTTACAGCCTAGAACAAGTCAACGAAATGCTTGCCAGCCAGCAAGTGCTTCTTACTGATCTTGCCTGGCATGAAGGCATGACGGAATGGAAAGCACTAGGTGAACTGACTCAGGGTAAACTTGTATATGAACCTGCGGGTTATGTCCCTCCTAGACCTCAAGCTACACCCTTTCAGGATAGCTTCACACAAAGTGTTCGCAGTCCAAAGCAAAATTTAGAGACACTCGCGTCTTACAATTCACGTGCATTGGCAAAGATTATTGATTTATTACTCTGGCTACCGGCCTTTGCGATTCCCTCTTTATCCATGACGGAAGAGTCGGCCAATAAACTGATGCAATTACAGCAGAAGTCGATTACACCAGATACACAAAGCCAGATTTTGGCACTGATTTCTCCAGAAAGCTGGCAAATGATGGGGCTTTATATTGCGATCATGCTGATTATCCAGTCCATATTAATCGCTAAAACTGGGCAAAGTATCGGCAAACGACTCACCAATATTCAGATTGTTGATCAAGACAGTGGTGCACAGGTCAATATGATTCGCGGCTTCTGGCTGCGCAGTTTCCTGTTTATTATATTGAACTTCCTGTTTATGCCTTTTATTACCATTTTGGACTATGGTTTTGCGTTCAGTAAAAGCCGTCAAACCCTACACGACAAACTCGCCAAAACAAAAGTCATCAGCCGCGCAAAATCCTAGTAAAATAGGGGGGAAATTATCCCCCTATTCCTTTCTCGCAAATGCCTGTTATTTGTTCACTTTTCACACATTAAAAATAAAATCCGAGCAAAGAAATTGGTTATTTTTTAAAGGTATTTTAACCAATTTTATGTATAGCTTAGTTGAACGATATCAGGCATAATGCCCTACAACGTAGCGGTGCCGTACTATTGAGCGCTATTTTTTTGTAAGAAATTAATAACGCTCAATCATGCGACACTTGAATCGCTATCCCATATTTATTAGGGAATGGGACTCTTCACCGAGGTTGTAAAATGAGACAAACAATTTTAGCTGTATTGTCTTTATCAACGCTTGCTGCACTCCTCACTGGGTGTGGTGGTGATATGGTACTTCTAAACTCTAAAGGTCCAGTTGCGGAAGGTCTAAGCGGCCTCATGATGACTGCGATCTATTTAATGTTGCTTGTGGTGATCCCATCGATCATCATGGCACTATGGTTTGGTTGGAAATATCGCGCGTCAAATAAAGATGCAGACTATAAGCCTACCTGGGCACACTCAACTGCAATTGAAATTGTAGTTTGGGGTATTCCAGTCATTATTATTGGTATTTTAGCTTGGTTAACTTGGGTGGGTTCACACAAGTATGACCCATACCGTCCGTTAGAATCTGATAAAGCACCATTAACTGTTCAAGTTATTGCTGAACAATTTAAATGGATCTTCATCTATCCTGAGCAACAAATTGCGACAGTGAATGAAGTACGCTTCCCAGAGCAAACACCGGTAAGCTTCCGTATCACCTCTAACTTCACAATGAACTCATTCTTCATTCCACAGTTAGCGGGTCAGATCTATGCGATGGCCGGCATGCAGACTCACCTGAATGTATTAGCAAATGAAACTGGTGTATACCGTGGTTTCTCTTCTAACTACTCAGGTTATGGTTTCTCACAAATGCGTTTCAAAGCTCATTCTGTGACTGAAGCTCAGTTTGCCGAGTGGGTTGCAGCGGTGAAAGCAGGTAAGGGTAATACAATTAACCCTGCAGCAATTCAAAAAGGTGTTTTAGACCAAGCTGAATTTGCAACCTTGCGTGACGGTAACCGTGGTAAACACCAAATTGAAGCTTTGATTTCTAAAGCACAAACTCCTGAAGAGAAGGCTGCTGCTGAAGCAATGAAGCCTTACCCAACTAAGCCACATCCTGTGACTTATTACTCTTCTGTAGAGCAAGGCTTGTTTGAATCAGTGATCAACAAATACATGAGCAACTACCATGGTGGTAGTCATGCAGCTACTGCTGGCGCTCATGAGGCTGCTGCTTCTGATGCACATGCCGCTGTTGAACCCGCTTCTTCAGTTGTAGGGGAATAAGACATGAGCTTCTTATTAGGCAAGTTAGGTCCGGATGCTATTCCGTATGATCCAATTGTACTCGTCACAGTTGGATTGATGATCTTGGGTGGTATTGCAGCTGTTGTTGGTATTACCTACTTCAAAAAATGGGGCTACCTGTGGAACGAATGGTTCACATCGGTAGACCATAAAAAAATTGGTATCATGTATATCTTTGTGTCGATCGTCATGCTGGTGCGTGGCTTTGCCGATGCAATCATGATGCGTCTTCAGCAGTTCCTTGCACGCGGTGGCGGCGAAGGTTACCTGCACCCTGAACACTACGACCAGATCTTCACCGCACACGGTGTAATCATGATCTTCTTCGTAGCAATGGGTCTAGTGGTTGGCTTAATGAACATCTCTGTACCTTTACAGATTGGTGCTCGTGACGTTGCATTCCCACTATTAAACTCTCTCAGCTTCTGGCTCTTCACGGGCGCTGCAGGCTTGATGATGGCATCTCTTGCTCTTGGTGAGTTCGCTGCTACAGGTTGGATGGCTTATCCTCCTCTATCAGGTATCGAATACTCTCCTGGCGTAGGTGTGGATTACTATATCTGGGCGCTACAGGTGTCTGGTCTAGGTACGCTTTTAACCGGTGTTAACTTCTTTGTTACCATCATTAAAATGCGTGCGCCTGGCATGAAACTGATGGACATGCCAATTTTCACTTGGACTGCATTAGTTACTTCTGTATTGATCGTTGCAACCTTCCCAGTGTTGACTGCAACTATCGCGATGCTTTCTCTTGACCGTTACTTCGGCTTCCACTTCTTCACTAACGAGTTGGGCGGTAGTCCAATGTTGTACGTGAACTTGATTTGGACATGGGGTCACCCAGAAGTATACATTTTGGTATTACCAGCTTTTGGTATTTACTCAGAAGTTGTGGCAACCTTCTGCCGCAAAACATTGTTCGGTTACAAATCAATGGTGTACGCAACCGTA
This portion of the Acinetobacter sp. GSS19 genome encodes:
- a CDS encoding RDD family protein gives rise to the protein MQIYLARNNQQAGPYSLEQVNEMLASQQVLLTDLAWHEGMTEWKALGELTQGKLVYEPAGYVPPRPQATPFQDSFTQSVRSPKQNLETLASYNSRALAKIIDLLLWLPAFAIPSLSMTEESANKLMQLQQKSITPDTQSQILALISPESWQMMGLYIAIMLIIQSILIAKTGQSIGKRLTNIQIVDQDSGAQVNMIRGFWLRSFLFIILNFLFMPFITILDYGFAFSKSRQTLHDKLAKTKVISRAKS
- the ppsA gene encoding phosphoenolpyruvate synthase gives rise to the protein MEARVIGLEKLGKHDVELVGGKNSSLGEMISHLSNAGVSVPGGFATTADAYREFLEQSGLNAKIQAELAQLNVDDVNALAATGAKIRQWIVETPLTAELEKEVRAAFAELSNGNPDIAVAVRSSATAEDLPDASFAGQQETFLNIRGIDNVLIAIKEVFASLFNDRAIAYRVHQGFEHSLVALSAGVQRMVRSETGASGVMFTLDTESGFRDVVFITASYGLGEMVVQGAVNPDEFYLSKPLLNNGKHAVLRRNLGSKHQKMIYGDEGTAGKSVVVVDVDKQERQQFALNDHELHELAKQALIIEQHYGAPMDIEWAKDGDDGQIYIVQARPETVKSRQNVGTMERYLLKQKGTVLCEGRSIGQRIGSGRVRIVTSIKEMDKVQDGDVLVSDMTDPDWEPVMKRAAAIVTNRGGRTCHAAIIARELGVPAIVGCGNATEVLVDGQEVTVSCAEGDTGFIYEGALDFEVQRNSIESMPQLPFKIMMNVGNPDRAFDFAQIPNEGIGLARLEFIINRMIGVHPKALLNIDSLPRETRAAVMARTAGYSSPIEFYVEKLVEGISTLAAAFADKPVIVRMSDFKSNEYANLIGGKLYEPEEENPMLGFRGASRYVSENFRDCFELECRALKKVRDEMGLTNIQIMIPFVRTVNEAKRVIELLAQNGLKRGENGLKVIMMCELPTNALLAEQFLENFDGFSIGSNDLTQLTLGLDRDSGIVSQLFDERDPAVKALLSMAIHACRKAGKYVGICGQGPSDHPDLAKWLMEQGIESVSLNPDSVLDTWFFLAEEKIKQA
- the cyoA gene encoding ubiquinol oxidase subunit II — its product is MRQTILAVLSLSTLAALLTGCGGDMVLLNSKGPVAEGLSGLMMTAIYLMLLVVIPSIIMALWFGWKYRASNKDADYKPTWAHSTAIEIVVWGIPVIIIGILAWLTWVGSHKYDPYRPLESDKAPLTVQVIAEQFKWIFIYPEQQIATVNEVRFPEQTPVSFRITSNFTMNSFFIPQLAGQIYAMAGMQTHLNVLANETGVYRGFSSNYSGYGFSQMRFKAHSVTEAQFAEWVAAVKAGKGNTINPAAIQKGVLDQAEFATLRDGNRGKHQIEALISKAQTPEEKAAAEAMKPYPTKPHPVTYYSSVEQGLFESVINKYMSNYHGGSHAATAGAHEAAASDAHAAVEPASSVVGE